The Deltaproteobacteria bacterium genome includes a region encoding these proteins:
- a CDS encoding YihA family ribosome biogenesis GTP-binding protein, producing the protein MKIKSARFVRSAVSPGQCPPAGRPEVVLVGRSNVGKSSLINRLAGRRGLAKTSNTPGKTRTMNFYLINDAFYIVDLPGYGYARVPRELRKSWEPMTGRYLASDRDIRAAVFLLDARREIGESECELIDWLGGFGLEVVTVLTKADKLSRNALAARRAQAKRLLGLGDEGIIIFSAVTGQGREELWKALYALTVRR; encoded by the coding sequence GTGAAGATCAAGTCGGCGAGGTTTGTAAGGAGCGCCGTTTCGCCGGGGCAGTGTCCGCCTGCCGGCAGGCCCGAGGTGGTGCTCGTCGGACGGAGCAACGTGGGCAAGTCTTCGCTCATCAACAGGCTCGCGGGCCGCAGGGGGCTGGCGAAGACGAGCAACACGCCGGGCAAGACGCGGACCATGAACTTCTACCTCATAAACGACGCCTTCTACATCGTCGACCTGCCCGGCTACGGCTACGCCCGGGTGCCGCGCGAGCTGAGGAAGAGCTGGGAGCCCATGACGGGCCGCTACCTCGCTTCGGATAGGGACATACGGGCGGCCGTGTTCCTTCTCGACGCAAGGCGCGAGATAGGGGAGAGCGAGTGCGAGCTCATCGACTGGCTCGGAGGCTTCGGCCTCGAGGTCGTAACTGTTCTCACAAAGGCCGACAAGCTCTCGCGCAACGCCCTTGCCGCAAGGCGCGCCCAGGCGAAGAGGCTGCTTGGACTCGGCGACGAGGGCATCATCATCTTTTCGGCCGTCACGGGCCAGGGCAGGGAGGAGCTGTGGAAGGCGCTTTACGCGCTCACGGTCCGGCGGTGA